The following proteins are co-located in the Spirosoma montaniterrae genome:
- the yidC gene encoding membrane protein insertase YidC has translation MDRNQLIGIVLILAMIVGYQLLMPKPEPVKEPARASQTTKPSATTAPQPSSAPTAQGTDSVALKAQFGDFAALANGQLRDIVVENKDVKVTFSTLGGRVKEVILKNYKTYDQKPLVLIDEQSSKMVLELPTNRGKVDLHQLYFQTAAAGGIANGKPQQIAFRAEVAPGQVIEQVYTVPAEGYVINYDLKLTGLSNVAGNENIHFVWEDRMRQYENDLANNRRAATVNYLTASESFNGLTESEANEQATADEPVRWFTIKHKYFLSGFVAKNAPLEKASFQTTVDPADPKTVKTALTDVMLPMADVKAGKGQYAYYFGPNDFQLLGDVAPEFDRNVYLGYSILKPINKYFFVPVFNLLEKFISNYGLLIIVLVVFVKLILTPLTYRSYVSMAKMRVLAPEIEAIKARVGDDMAKQQSEQMKLYQEVGVSPLSGCVPVLATMPILFALFMLFPNLIELRQKPFLWASDLSTYDAVLTFPNIPFVGGHLSLFTVLMTVSSIGFAYFNNQTTPTQPGPIDMKKLSYVFPIMFMFVLNSYPAGLTFYYFVSNVVTIAQQQLIRRFVDEDKIKAVLDDNRKKIASGQGKKPGGFQAMLQKQLAAADEARKQAEEIQRKAKPKK, from the coding sequence ATGGATCGTAATCAACTTATCGGCATCGTCCTGATTCTGGCGATGATAGTCGGCTACCAGCTACTGATGCCGAAACCGGAGCCGGTGAAAGAACCTGCCAGGGCATCACAAACTACCAAACCGTCTGCTACTACAGCTCCACAGCCATCGTCAGCACCAACTGCACAGGGCACCGATTCGGTCGCGCTGAAAGCACAATTCGGCGATTTTGCCGCTCTTGCCAACGGGCAGCTCCGCGACATTGTTGTTGAAAACAAAGACGTTAAAGTAACGTTCAGCACGCTCGGAGGGCGTGTTAAAGAGGTTATCCTCAAAAACTATAAAACCTACGACCAGAAGCCCCTGGTGCTGATTGATGAACAAAGCAGCAAAATGGTGCTTGAGCTGCCCACCAATCGGGGTAAGGTCGATCTGCACCAACTGTATTTTCAGACTGCCGCAGCCGGTGGCATCGCAAACGGGAAGCCACAACAGATTGCATTCCGGGCTGAGGTAGCACCGGGGCAGGTGATTGAACAGGTGTATACCGTGCCGGCAGAAGGCTACGTGATTAACTACGACCTGAAACTGACGGGCCTAAGCAACGTGGCTGGCAACGAGAACATCCACTTTGTTTGGGAAGACCGGATGCGGCAGTACGAAAACGATTTGGCGAACAACCGCCGGGCCGCTACAGTCAACTACCTGACCGCCAGTGAAAGCTTCAACGGCCTGACCGAGAGCGAAGCCAATGAGCAGGCCACCGCTGACGAACCCGTTCGCTGGTTTACCATTAAACACAAGTATTTTCTGTCGGGCTTTGTCGCTAAAAATGCCCCGCTGGAAAAAGCCAGCTTCCAGACTACGGTAGACCCCGCCGACCCGAAAACGGTAAAAACGGCCCTTACCGACGTGATGCTGCCGATGGCAGACGTGAAAGCGGGCAAAGGGCAGTATGCATACTATTTCGGTCCTAACGACTTCCAACTGCTGGGCGACGTAGCCCCCGAATTCGACCGGAATGTGTACCTCGGTTACTCGATTCTGAAGCCCATCAACAAATATTTTTTCGTGCCGGTATTTAACCTGCTCGAAAAATTTATTTCCAACTACGGCCTGCTGATTATCGTGCTGGTGGTGTTTGTGAAACTGATTCTCACCCCGTTAACTTACCGGTCTTATGTCAGCATGGCGAAAATGCGGGTGTTGGCTCCGGAAATCGAGGCCATCAAAGCCCGTGTGGGCGATGACATGGCGAAGCAGCAGTCCGAGCAGATGAAGCTGTATCAGGAAGTGGGCGTTAGCCCGCTCAGTGGCTGCGTGCCGGTGCTGGCAACCATGCCCATTCTGTTTGCGCTGTTCATGCTCTTCCCAAATCTGATCGAATTGCGGCAGAAACCATTCTTGTGGGCCAGTGACCTCTCGACCTACGATGCTGTGCTGACCTTCCCGAACATTCCTTTCGTAGGCGGTCACCTGAGCTTGTTTACGGTACTTATGACGGTGTCGTCTATCGGATTTGCGTATTTCAACAACCAGACCACACCCACGCAGCCCGGCCCTATCGACATGAAAAAGCTGAGTTACGTATTCCCGATCATGTTTATGTTCGTGCTGAATTCGTATCCGGCAGGTCTGACGTTTTATTATTTTGTGTCGAACGTCGTCACTATCGCTCAACAGCAATTGATTCGCCGATTTGTTGACGAGGATAAAATAAAGGCGGTGCTGGACGATAACCGGAAAAAGATTGCCAGCGGGCAGGGCAAGAAGCCGGGTGGTTTTCAGGCGATGCTCCAAAAGCAGTTAGCCGCTGCTGACGAGGCCCGCAAACAGGCCGAAGAGATTCAGCGCAAAGCTAAGCCGAAGAAATAA
- the bamD gene encoding outer membrane protein assembly factor BamD: MNISRCRFIIGLITLLFANQVLAQVSTDAQRRYRSAVESVKIGDYVRAKTDLNAIIQRGGVLAPYAHYYYALACLRERKLDQARLMLKQLQNRFPDWPKKDEAHYLLGVVNMENGQYEDALTALQQIGDPGLRPAINSLEETFVGRITNLNQLKQLNREFPQNRSVGLALINLIQRTSSDKDDLELSDRLTNRFGVPVTASARSNTPPVQPATTPAASPATRPNNRSGRAKGYYNVAIMFPFRISEFDSGKRLRSNQYVYDLYDGIRMAKDKLQEEGITVNLFAYDVDNDAAKTQELLNGSAFSQTDLIIGPLYVEPNKIATAYANQNNILLLNPIATSNELILNQPMAFLAQPSLTRQAQQMAAHAMRLGPNRRVAIYFGASRKDSLLAVAYQAELKRLNAQVVDFQRLKATAQATADAMRLTPAARPATASAAQSATTVSPITLGHVFLASISDDDGPRLLDALARRRVSGPLMATASAFDYYRNSTSTFTRRDLYLLYPDYIDNQREFVLSFEEQYLAKRNTIPSVFTAQGYDMMLFFGRQLAKNGVPFRSRATLRSDTDDYLLSGFDYTQSNENQIVPIVKYDSGRFTKIN, encoded by the coding sequence ATGAACATAAGCAGGTGCCGGTTCATTATTGGTCTGATCACGCTGTTGTTCGCCAATCAGGTTCTGGCTCAGGTATCGACAGACGCGCAACGGCGATACCGGTCGGCTGTTGAATCAGTAAAAATAGGCGACTACGTCCGCGCCAAAACCGACCTGAACGCAATTATCCAACGAGGGGGTGTGCTGGCACCCTATGCCCACTACTACTATGCCCTCGCCTGCCTGCGCGAACGCAAACTCGATCAGGCCCGGCTGATGCTCAAGCAGTTGCAGAACCGCTTCCCCGACTGGCCCAAAAAAGACGAAGCCCACTACCTGCTGGGAGTGGTGAATATGGAAAACGGCCAGTACGAAGACGCCCTGACGGCCTTGCAGCAGATTGGCGACCCAGGATTACGGCCCGCCATCAACTCCCTCGAAGAAACGTTTGTCGGGCGTATCACCAACCTGAACCAACTGAAGCAACTGAATCGGGAGTTCCCGCAGAACCGAAGCGTCGGGCTGGCTCTGATTAACCTGATTCAGCGCACGTCGAGCGATAAAGATGATCTGGAACTGTCGGACCGGCTGACAAACCGGTTTGGCGTACCGGTAACGGCCTCGGCGCGGTCGAATACTCCGCCGGTTCAGCCCGCAACAACGCCTGCTGCCTCGCCCGCCACGCGCCCAAATAACCGGTCGGGTCGGGCGAAGGGATATTACAACGTCGCGATTATGTTTCCCTTTCGCATCAGTGAGTTTGATTCAGGTAAGCGGCTACGGTCAAATCAGTACGTATATGACCTGTATGACGGCATCAGAATGGCGAAAGATAAACTTCAGGAGGAAGGAATTACGGTAAACCTGTTTGCCTACGACGTTGACAACGATGCTGCCAAAACGCAGGAGTTACTCAACGGTTCTGCCTTCAGCCAGACCGACCTGATTATCGGCCCGTTGTATGTGGAACCCAATAAAATTGCAACGGCCTACGCCAATCAGAATAATATCCTGTTACTGAATCCAATTGCAACCAGTAACGAGCTGATACTCAACCAGCCGATGGCGTTTCTGGCACAGCCATCGCTGACCCGGCAGGCGCAGCAAATGGCAGCACACGCCATGCGGCTGGGACCGAATCGGCGGGTTGCCATTTATTTCGGTGCGTCGCGGAAAGATTCGCTGCTGGCCGTGGCGTACCAGGCTGAACTGAAACGACTGAATGCTCAGGTTGTTGATTTTCAGCGACTAAAAGCAACCGCCCAGGCAACCGCCGATGCCATGCGATTGACACCTGCCGCCCGCCCGGCAACGGCTTCGGCTGCTCAATCGGCGACCACCGTGTCTCCCATTACGCTGGGCCACGTTTTCTTAGCCAGCATCAGCGATGACGATGGCCCCCGACTGCTCGACGCGCTCGCCCGTCGGCGCGTGAGTGGCCCGCTGATGGCAACGGCATCGGCCTTCGATTACTATCGGAACTCAACCTCAACGTTTACCCGCCGGGATTTGTACCTGCTCTATCCCGACTATATTGACAATCAACGTGAGTTTGTGCTGTCGTTTGAAGAGCAGTATTTAGCTAAACGCAATACTATTCCGTCGGTATTTACGGCTCAGGGCTACGACATGATGCTATTTTTCGGGCGGCAGTTGGCGAAAAACGGCGTACCATTTCGGAGCCGGGCCACCCTGCGCTCCGACACCGACGACTACCTGCTGTCGGGATTCGACTATACCCAATCCAATGAAAATCAGATCGTTCCCATCGTAAAATACGACAGCGGACGGTTCACTAAAATCAATTGA
- the hemL gene encoding glutamate-1-semialdehyde 2,1-aminomutase has translation MTTSEQLFEKAKTLIPGGVNSPVRAFRAVGGSPLFIKSGKGPYVYDEDGRQYIELINSWGPMILGHAFEPVEKAVRDAIQYSFSFGAPTRKEVEMAELIVSMVPSIEKVRMVNSGTEATMAAIRVARGFTGRDKIIKFEGCYHGHGDSFLIAAGSGAVTMGVPDSPGVTKATAADTLTAPYNNLAAVEVLLDNNQNQVAALILEPVVGNMGCVIPEPGFLQGVRDLCNKHGVVLIFDEVMTGFRLAKGGAQERFGITPDLTTLGKIIGGGMPVGAYGGRAEIMNVVSPAGPVYQAGTLSGNPIAMSAGLAMLHHLNDHPDVYTRLDEIGEKLATGFRAGLQKAGLNYTINQIGSMFTLFMTERSVSDFADAKSCDLPLFGRYFHAMLKRGVYLAPSQFESLFVSVALTNDLIDEVIQANEEALLEVMSDE, from the coding sequence ATGACCACAAGCGAACAACTTTTTGAGAAGGCTAAAACATTGATTCCCGGTGGCGTAAATTCGCCGGTACGGGCATTTCGGGCAGTGGGCGGTAGTCCGCTGTTCATTAAATCGGGCAAAGGACCGTATGTATACGATGAAGACGGTCGGCAGTATATAGAGCTGATTAATTCGTGGGGGCCGATGATTCTGGGTCATGCGTTCGAGCCGGTTGAAAAGGCCGTGCGCGATGCCATTCAGTATTCGTTTTCGTTCGGGGCACCCACGCGCAAGGAGGTCGAAATGGCCGAACTGATTGTGTCGATGGTGCCCTCTATCGAAAAAGTGCGGATGGTTAATTCGGGTACTGAAGCCACAATGGCTGCCATTCGGGTAGCGAGGGGGTTTACCGGTCGCGATAAAATCATTAAGTTCGAAGGGTGCTACCACGGTCATGGCGATTCGTTTCTGATTGCGGCTGGCAGTGGGGCCGTAACGATGGGCGTACCCGACTCGCCCGGCGTGACCAAAGCCACTGCCGCCGACACGCTCACCGCGCCTTATAACAATCTGGCGGCTGTTGAGGTACTGCTCGACAACAATCAAAATCAGGTGGCGGCTCTGATTCTGGAGCCGGTAGTAGGCAATATGGGTTGCGTGATACCCGAACCCGGATTTCTGCAAGGCGTCCGCGACCTGTGCAACAAACACGGGGTTGTGCTAATTTTCGATGAAGTCATGACCGGTTTTCGGCTGGCAAAAGGGGGCGCACAGGAACGTTTCGGAATTACGCCCGACCTGACCACGCTGGGTAAAATCATTGGGGGCGGAATGCCAGTGGGTGCTTACGGGGGGCGCGCCGAGATCATGAACGTAGTGTCGCCCGCCGGACCGGTCTATCAGGCCGGAACACTGTCGGGCAACCCCATTGCCATGTCGGCGGGTTTAGCCATGCTTCACCACCTCAACGACCACCCGGACGTGTATACGCGCTTAGACGAGATTGGCGAAAAACTGGCAACAGGATTCCGGGCCGGACTCCAAAAAGCCGGACTAAATTATACTATCAACCAGATCGGTTCGATGTTCACGCTCTTCATGACCGAGCGTTCCGTAAGTGATTTCGCCGACGCCAAATCCTGCGACTTGCCGTTGTTTGGCCGTTATTTCCATGCCATGCTAAAGCGGGGCGTTTATCTGGCCCCGTCGCAGTTCGAGAGCCTGTTCGTCTCCGTCGCCCTCACCAACGACCTGATCGACGAGGTAATTCAGGCGAATGAAGAAGCTTTATTGGAAGTGATGAGTGATGAGTGA